The nucleotide window AATAATCTGAGCGTAATAGTCTACGTTCGCGGCTGTAGGTACACCATGAGCCAGCTTTGCCAGATAACTAACGCCGCCGATGTCCTCCAACTCACCTTTATCCTTCAGAAGCGAAGTCAGTGTCACGAGGTCAATCGGTTGATTTCCCTCACCAAGCTGGATCATCGCTTCAAAGATTAATTGATGGGGCTTATCATAGAAATCCTCGGTTTGCACCCGTTCCATCGCTGTAATCAGGGCTTCGCCCTGCAACAGGATTGCACCCAGCACGGCCTGTTCGGCTTCCAGGTTCTGCGGGGGAATCCGGTCGAATAACATTTCGCCGCCCATCTTACTCTTCCGTTACCTGTACCTTCAAGGTTGCCTTCACTTCAGGGTGAATCTTGACAGTTACTTGTGTTACGCCGAGTGTACGAATAGGCTCGTCCAGCTCAATTTTGCGTTTGTCTACTTTCAGACCCTTTTTAGACAAAGCTTCTGCGATTTGTTTGCTGGTAATGGCGCCGAACAGACGACCACCTTCGCCGGACTTGGCTTTCAGTTCAGTCACTTCTGCTTCCAGCTTCTTCGCGAGTGCTTCCGCTTCTGCTTTCTCTTCCTGCTTGATTCTTTCTTCAGCAGCTTTCTGGTTGTCCAGTGTCTTCATGTTGCCATCCGTTGCTGGACGTGCGATTCCCCGTGGCAACAGGAAGTTCTGTGCGTAGCCCTCAGATACTTCTTTCACTTGCCCTTTCTTACCTTGACCCTTCATATCTTTTATAAAAATGACTTTCATTCGAACAGCCCCTCTTCCTTTTCGATTTCAGCCAGTACATTCGTCAGCCGTTTTTCTGCC belongs to Paenibacillus sp. FSL H8-0079 and includes:
- the rplI gene encoding 50S ribosomal protein L9, translated to MKVIFIKDMKGQGKKGQVKEVSEGYAQNFLLPRGIARPATDGNMKTLDNQKAAEERIKQEEKAEAEALAKKLEAEVTELKAKSGEGGRLFGAITSKQIAEALSKKGLKVDKRKIELDEPIRTLGVTQVTVKIHPEVKATLKVQVTEE